A genomic segment from Pseudoxanthomonas sp. CF385 encodes:
- a CDS encoding MurR/RpiR family transcriptional regulator translates to MTTPLVKIRSERDQMSAIERRIADFILDNAHLLRDYSSQQLASALGISQSSVVKFAQKFGFKGYPDLKYSIGETIARNGNGQAALPVATQDDAGDAYLRLQEGLRLSKAAAEEETRALNPRAQVEAIVGLLDGAEKVFVCGLGDDGLFAREFAVRLSLLGLLTVPHADPILMMANLSAARPGDVLLVFSEFGKLPELSQVSRQFQACEGKVISITRHTANPLRAHADAALVVSAHDPEPHVEQLLYRSSLQSLLDFLFVLLCQNPGRHRQLAINLERIHHLLES, encoded by the coding sequence ATGACCACGCCCCTGGTGAAGATCCGTTCCGAACGCGACCAGATGTCGGCCATCGAGCGCCGCATCGCCGACTTCATCCTGGACAACGCCCACCTGCTGCGCGACTACTCCTCGCAGCAGCTGGCCAGCGCGCTGGGCATCAGTCAGTCCAGCGTGGTGAAGTTCGCGCAGAAGTTCGGCTTCAAGGGTTACCCCGACCTCAAGTACTCCATCGGCGAGACCATCGCGCGCAACGGCAACGGCCAGGCCGCGCTGCCGGTTGCGACGCAGGACGACGCCGGCGATGCGTACCTGCGGCTGCAGGAAGGTCTGCGCCTGAGCAAGGCCGCGGCCGAAGAGGAAACCCGCGCGCTCAACCCGCGCGCGCAGGTGGAAGCCATCGTCGGCCTGCTCGACGGCGCCGAAAAGGTGTTCGTCTGCGGCCTGGGCGACGACGGCCTGTTCGCACGCGAGTTCGCCGTGCGGCTGTCGCTGCTCGGCCTGCTGACCGTGCCGCACGCCGACCCCATCCTGATGATGGCCAACCTGTCGGCGGCGCGTCCGGGCGACGTGCTGCTGGTGTTCTCCGAATTCGGCAAGCTGCCCGAGCTCTCGCAGGTCAGCCGCCAGTTCCAGGCCTGCGAAGGCAAGGTCATCTCGATCACCCGCCACACCGCCAACCCGCTGCGCGCGCATGCCGACGCGGCGTTGGTGGTGTCCGCGCACGATCCCGAGCCGCACGTCGAACAGCTGCTGTACCGCTCGTCCCTGCAGTCGTTGCTGGATTTCCTGTTCGTGCTGCTCTGCCAGAACCCCGGCCGGCACCGCCAGCTCGCGATCAACCTCGAACGCATCCATCACCTGCTGGAGTCGTGA
- a CDS encoding dipeptide epimerase — protein MKITDIRFGMLRVPLKTPFKTALRTVDTVEDIVVIVHTDTGHIGYGEAPATAVITGDTHGSIIEAIGKFIRPRLIGQDVANLNRITDLIQTALERNTSAKAAVEIAVYDLWAQLYDAPLYKMLGGGDPVITTDITISVDYIDKMVADSISAVERGFESLKIKVGKDIGLDIERVKAIYSAVEGRALLRLDANQGWTAKQAVFAMQNLEDAGVVLELLEQPVKARDLDGLKYVTDRVHTPVMADESVFGPTEVIDLIKMRAADIINIKLMKTGGISNAIRIADIASLYGVECMIGCMIEAGVSVAAAVHVAAAKANVITKIDLDGPSLGQFNPVEGGVIFNESEITITDAPGLGIREIRGLELLPG, from the coding sequence ATGAAGATCACCGACATCCGGTTCGGCATGCTGCGCGTGCCGCTGAAGACGCCGTTCAAGACCGCGCTGCGCACCGTCGACACGGTGGAGGACATCGTGGTGATCGTGCACACCGACACCGGCCACATCGGCTACGGCGAGGCGCCGGCCACGGCGGTCATCACCGGCGACACCCACGGCTCGATCATCGAGGCGATCGGCAAGTTCATCCGCCCGCGCCTGATCGGCCAGGACGTCGCCAACCTCAATCGCATCACCGACCTCATCCAGACCGCGCTGGAGCGCAACACCAGCGCCAAGGCCGCGGTGGAGATCGCGGTGTACGACCTGTGGGCGCAGCTCTACGACGCGCCGCTGTACAAGATGCTGGGCGGCGGCGACCCGGTGATCACCACCGACATCACCATCAGCGTGGACTACATCGACAAGATGGTGGCCGATTCGATCAGCGCGGTGGAACGCGGCTTCGAGTCGCTGAAGATCAAGGTGGGCAAGGACATCGGCCTGGACATCGAACGGGTCAAGGCGATCTATTCGGCGGTGGAAGGCCGCGCGCTGCTGCGCCTGGACGCCAACCAGGGCTGGACCGCGAAACAGGCCGTGTTCGCGATGCAGAACCTGGAAGACGCCGGCGTGGTGCTGGAGCTGCTGGAGCAGCCGGTGAAGGCGCGCGACCTGGACGGCCTGAAGTACGTCACCGACCGCGTGCACACGCCGGTGATGGCCGACGAGAGCGTGTTCGGCCCCACCGAAGTGATCGACCTGATCAAGATGCGCGCGGCCGACATCATCAACATCAAGCTGATGAAGACCGGCGGCATCTCCAACGCCATCCGGATCGCCGACATCGCCTCGCTGTACGGCGTGGAATGCATGATCGGCTGCATGATCGAGGCCGGCGTCAGCGTCGCCGCGGCCGTGCACGTGGCGGCGGCGAAGGCCAACGTGATCACCAAGATCGACCTGGACGGCCCGTCGCTGGGCCAGTTCAACCCGGTCGAGGGCGGCGTGATCTTCAACGAGTCGGAAATCACCATCACCGACGCGCCGGGCCTGGGCATCCGCGAAATCCGCGGCCTCGAACTGCTGCCGGGGTGA
- a CDS encoding SH3 domain-containing protein: MLLAALPASARNVDLPRPAHAVIGVEDRHLQAAYWIDKLAQPQHALLDAAGVAAQNRQMVQADRHVHDLDALPATLTRDQVREWLVPLSAPPTRTLYDLQGREVSKARLASFADNAAIARVADTTTARYGLVVHRADLRTFPTRERVFSSRGDTDIDRFQESALFPGTPVVIAYTSADGDWYFVVSPLYAAWIEKRFVGEGARDTVLGYGRGGPALVVTGATARTVYNPEEPGLSELQLDMGVRVPLRTDWPADAPVNGQHPYTAYVVQLPVRRDDGALALLPALLPRTADVASDYLPLTPANVLRQGFKFLGERYGWGHSYNTRDCSGFVSEVYRSMGITLPRNTSAQAVSPALERVGFDASTTHEQRLAVLRTLQVGDLVYIPGHVMMVIGHDNGTTYTIHDTTGITYRGTDGAPVRARLNSVAVTPLEPLMFNSEQPTVDRITAIQRIRPQGAP; this comes from the coding sequence ATGCTGCTGGCCGCGCTGCCCGCCTCGGCGCGCAACGTGGATCTGCCGCGGCCGGCGCATGCCGTCATCGGCGTCGAAGACCGCCACCTGCAGGCCGCGTACTGGATCGACAAGCTGGCGCAGCCGCAACACGCCCTTCTCGACGCAGCCGGGGTCGCCGCGCAGAACCGGCAGATGGTCCAGGCCGACCGCCACGTCCACGACCTCGACGCCCTGCCCGCCACGCTCACCCGCGACCAGGTCCGCGAATGGCTGGTGCCGCTGTCGGCGCCGCCTACCCGCACGCTGTACGACCTGCAGGGCCGCGAGGTCTCGAAGGCCCGGCTCGCCTCCTTCGCCGACAACGCCGCCATCGCGCGGGTCGCCGACACCACGACGGCCCGCTACGGCCTGGTCGTGCACCGCGCCGACCTGCGCACCTTCCCCACCCGCGAGCGCGTCTTCAGCAGCCGCGGCGACACCGACATCGACCGCTTCCAGGAAAGCGCGCTGTTCCCCGGCACGCCCGTGGTCATCGCGTATACCAGCGCCGACGGCGATTGGTACTTCGTGGTCAGCCCGCTGTACGCGGCGTGGATCGAAAAGCGGTTCGTGGGCGAAGGCGCGCGCGACACCGTGCTCGGCTACGGCCGCGGCGGCCCTGCGCTGGTGGTGACCGGCGCCACCGCGCGCACGGTCTACAACCCGGAAGAGCCCGGCCTGTCCGAACTGCAGCTCGACATGGGCGTGCGCGTGCCGTTGCGCACCGACTGGCCCGCCGACGCGCCGGTGAACGGCCAGCACCCCTACACCGCCTACGTGGTCCAGCTGCCGGTGCGCCGCGACGACGGCGCCCTGGCCCTGCTGCCCGCGCTGCTGCCGCGCACGGCCGATGTCGCGTCCGACTACCTGCCGCTGACGCCGGCCAACGTGCTGCGCCAGGGCTTCAAGTTCCTCGGCGAGCGCTACGGCTGGGGCCACAGCTACAACACCCGCGACTGCAGCGGCTTCGTGTCCGAGGTCTACCGCAGCATGGGCATCACCTTGCCGCGCAACACCAGCGCCCAGGCCGTGAGCCCGGCGCTGGAACGCGTGGGCTTCGACGCCTCGACCACCCACGAACAGCGCCTGGCCGTGCTGCGCACCCTGCAGGTGGGGGACTTGGTCTACATCCCCGGCCACGTGATGATGGTGATCGGCCACGACAACGGCACCACCTACACGATCCATGACACCACCGGCATCACCTACCGCGGCACCGACGGCGCGCCCGTGCGTGCGCGCCTCAATTCCGTCGCCGTCACCCCGCTGGAGCCGCTGATGTTCAACAGCGAACAGCCCACGGTCGACCGCATCACCGCCATCCAGAGAATCCGTCCCCAAGGGGCTCCATGA